From Orcinus orca chromosome 3, mOrcOrc1.1, whole genome shotgun sequence, a single genomic window includes:
- the PWWP3A gene encoding PWWP domain-containing DNA repair factor 3A isoform X1, giving the protein MMDAKYVLCRWKKRLWPAKVLAGTEKSAKNKRKKEFFLNVQILSLDKKIKVKSTGAQILKKSHIEGIASSLALQNEVAATPLEELAYRRSLRVALDVLNERTRPRQGSSSREERTTQSLRVKPTEPASSLCHSSPSPLLHEDALGSPGHTRRERAPQRLSGLPARKEDPGCRVDHKKGLGRSGGLRARAVSLAGSGAQDGRGSRKHRANRTVNRTTTPSKRERNLARGPSWGQEAPPSSEGAREEESEMVAGLAALRSSPGGGAEGPRGGPSARGHPAQHLCPDSGQRPGPRMAPRSPTQLGPAEETRDARLLEGARPPSEESVELDAMNSLLAEDEEDEEPPRILLYREPRSFEVGMLVWLKYQKYPFWPAVVKSVRRRDKKASVLFIEGNMNPKGRGITVSLRRLKHFDCKEKQALLDEAKEDFDQAIGWCVSLITDYRVRLGCGSFTGSFLEYYAADISSPVRKSIQRDVQGTRFPPLSGVGPEEASAGNPRGRRPACRKVLPDRSRAARDRANQKLVEYIVKARGAESHLRAILKNRKPSRWLKTFLSSGQYVTCVETYLEDEEQLDLVVKYLQGVYQEAGSRLLARGHADGIRFVLDVLLPEAIICAISAVDAVDYKTAEEKYIRGPSLSYREKEIFDTQLLEERSRRS; this is encoded by the exons ATGATGGATGCCAAGTATGTCCTCTGCAGATGGAAAAAGCGATTATGGCCTGCAAAG GTCTTGGCCGGAACTGAGAAGTCAgccaaaaataagagaaaaaaggaattttttctAAACGTTCAGATACTTTCCCTAGACAAAAA AATTAAGGTGAAAAGCACGGGAGCCCAGATCCTGAAGAAGTCTCACATCGAAGGCATCGCTTCCTCGTTAG CCTTGCAGAACGAGGTTGCTGCCACGCCCCTGGAGGAGCTGGCCTACAGGCGGTCGCTCCGCGTGGCTCTGGATGTTTTGAATGAGAGGACCCGTCCGCGTCAAGGAAGCTCTTCCAGGGAAGAGAGGACCACTCAGTCTCTGAGAGTGAAGCCCACGGAACCGGCCTCCTCGCTCTGCCACTCCAGCCCTTCGCCTTTGCTCCACGAAGATGCGTTGGGCAGTCCTGGGCACACGAGGAGGGAACGTGCGCCCCAGAGGCTGTCCGGCCTGCCCGCTCGCAAGGAGGACCCCGGGTGCAGAGTGGACCACAAGAAGGGGCTCGGGAGAAGCGGAGGCCTGCGCGCCCGAGCTGTCTCCTTGGCCGGCAGTGGTGCTCAGGACGGACGGGGATCCAGAAAACACCGGGCAAACCGGACGGTGAACCGGACAACGACACCGAGTAAACGGGAGAGGAACCTAGCACGGGGGCCCAGCTGGGGTCAGGAAGCGCCTCCGTCCTCAGAGGGAGCTCGGGAGGAAGAGAGTGAGATGGTGGCCGGCCTGGCAGCCCTGCGCTCCTCTCCCGGAGGTGGGGCCGAGGGTCCTCGGGGCGGCCCCAGTGCCCGTGGCCACCCTGCCCAGCACCTGTGCCCGGACAGCGGCCAGAGGCCGGGGCCCCGCATGGCTCCGCGCAGCCCCACTCAGCTCGGCCCCGCAGAGGAGACCAGAGACGCCCGGCTCCTGGAGGGAG CCCGTCCACCTTCTGAAGAGTCAGTGGAGTTGGACGCCATGAACTCTCTCCTGGCAGAGGACGAGGAGGACGAGGAGCCCCCGAGAATCCTCCTATACCGTG AACCACGTTCGTTTGAAGTAGGAATGCTAGTCTGGCTTAAATACCAAAAATACCCCTTCTGGCCCGCAGTG GTCAAAAGCGTCAGGCGAAGAGATAAGAAAGCGAGTGTGCTTTTCATTGAAGGAAACATGAACCCCAAAGGGAGAGG CATCACGGTGTCTCTCCGGCGACTGAAGCACTTTGATTGTAAAGAAAAGCAGGCGCTTCTG GACGAGGCCAAGGAGGATTTCGACCAGGCCATCGGCTGGTGCGTCTCCCTCATCACCGACTACAGGGTCCGACTGG GCTGTGGTTCCTTCACAGGCTCTTTCCTGGAATACTACGCGGCTGATATAA GCTCCCCCGTCCGCAAGTCCATCCAGCGGGACGTCCAGGGGACCAGGTTTCCCCCGCTGAGCGGGGTGGGCCCCGAGGAGGCCTCGGCAGGGAACCCGCGGGGCAGGAGGCCGGCCTGCAGGAAGGTGCTCCCTGATCGCTCGCGGGCCGCCCGGGACCGGGCCAACCAGAAGCTGGTGGAGTACATCGTGAAGGCGCGGGGTGCCGAGAGCCACCTGCGGGCCATCCTGAAGAACAGGAAGCCGTCCAGGTGGCTAAAGACGTTCCTGAGCTCGGGTCAGTACGTGACCTGCGTGGAGACCTACCTGGAGGACGAGGAGCAGCTGGACCTGGTGGTGAAGTACCTGCAGGGGGTGTACCAGGAGGCGGGCAGCAGGCTGCTGGCACGCGGGCACGCGGACGGCATCCGCTTCGTCCTGGACGTGCTTCTGCCCGAG GCCATCATCTGCGCGATTTCCGCTGTGGATGCTGTGGACTACAAGACGGCTGAGGAGAAGTACATACGAGGACCTTCACTCAGCTACCG ggaaaaagaaatatttgatacGCAGCTCCTGGAAGAAAGGAGCCGGCGAAGCTGA
- the PWWP3A gene encoding PWWP domain-containing DNA repair factor 3A isoform X2 translates to MFENVLVAWLVAYNGRSCPCRIKVKSTGAQILKKSHIEGIASSLALQNEVAATPLEELAYRRSLRVALDVLNERTRPRQGSSSREERTTQSLRVKPTEPASSLCHSSPSPLLHEDALGSPGHTRRERAPQRLSGLPARKEDPGCRVDHKKGLGRSGGLRARAVSLAGSGAQDGRGSRKHRANRTVNRTTTPSKRERNLARGPSWGQEAPPSSEGAREEESEMVAGLAALRSSPGGGAEGPRGGPSARGHPAQHLCPDSGQRPGPRMAPRSPTQLGPAEETRDARLLEGARPPSEESVELDAMNSLLAEDEEDEEPPRILLYREPRSFEVGMLVWLKYQKYPFWPAVVKSVRRRDKKASVLFIEGNMNPKGRGITVSLRRLKHFDCKEKQALLDEAKEDFDQAIGWCVSLITDYRVRLGCGSFTGSFLEYYAADISSPVRKSIQRDVQGTRFPPLSGVGPEEASAGNPRGRRPACRKVLPDRSRAARDRANQKLVEYIVKARGAESHLRAILKNRKPSRWLKTFLSSGQYVTCVETYLEDEEQLDLVVKYLQGVYQEAGSRLLARGHADGIRFVLDVLLPEAIICAISAVDAVDYKTAEEKYIRGPSLSYREKEIFDTQLLEERSRRS, encoded by the exons ATGTTTGAAAACGTCTTGGTGGCATGGCTGGTGGCGTATAACGGCCGTTCCTGTCCCTGCAGAATTAAGGTGAAAAGCACGGGAGCCCAGATCCTGAAGAAGTCTCACATCGAAGGCATCGCTTCCTCGTTAG CCTTGCAGAACGAGGTTGCTGCCACGCCCCTGGAGGAGCTGGCCTACAGGCGGTCGCTCCGCGTGGCTCTGGATGTTTTGAATGAGAGGACCCGTCCGCGTCAAGGAAGCTCTTCCAGGGAAGAGAGGACCACTCAGTCTCTGAGAGTGAAGCCCACGGAACCGGCCTCCTCGCTCTGCCACTCCAGCCCTTCGCCTTTGCTCCACGAAGATGCGTTGGGCAGTCCTGGGCACACGAGGAGGGAACGTGCGCCCCAGAGGCTGTCCGGCCTGCCCGCTCGCAAGGAGGACCCCGGGTGCAGAGTGGACCACAAGAAGGGGCTCGGGAGAAGCGGAGGCCTGCGCGCCCGAGCTGTCTCCTTGGCCGGCAGTGGTGCTCAGGACGGACGGGGATCCAGAAAACACCGGGCAAACCGGACGGTGAACCGGACAACGACACCGAGTAAACGGGAGAGGAACCTAGCACGGGGGCCCAGCTGGGGTCAGGAAGCGCCTCCGTCCTCAGAGGGAGCTCGGGAGGAAGAGAGTGAGATGGTGGCCGGCCTGGCAGCCCTGCGCTCCTCTCCCGGAGGTGGGGCCGAGGGTCCTCGGGGCGGCCCCAGTGCCCGTGGCCACCCTGCCCAGCACCTGTGCCCGGACAGCGGCCAGAGGCCGGGGCCCCGCATGGCTCCGCGCAGCCCCACTCAGCTCGGCCCCGCAGAGGAGACCAGAGACGCCCGGCTCCTGGAGGGAG CCCGTCCACCTTCTGAAGAGTCAGTGGAGTTGGACGCCATGAACTCTCTCCTGGCAGAGGACGAGGAGGACGAGGAGCCCCCGAGAATCCTCCTATACCGTG AACCACGTTCGTTTGAAGTAGGAATGCTAGTCTGGCTTAAATACCAAAAATACCCCTTCTGGCCCGCAGTG GTCAAAAGCGTCAGGCGAAGAGATAAGAAAGCGAGTGTGCTTTTCATTGAAGGAAACATGAACCCCAAAGGGAGAGG CATCACGGTGTCTCTCCGGCGACTGAAGCACTTTGATTGTAAAGAAAAGCAGGCGCTTCTG GACGAGGCCAAGGAGGATTTCGACCAGGCCATCGGCTGGTGCGTCTCCCTCATCACCGACTACAGGGTCCGACTGG GCTGTGGTTCCTTCACAGGCTCTTTCCTGGAATACTACGCGGCTGATATAA GCTCCCCCGTCCGCAAGTCCATCCAGCGGGACGTCCAGGGGACCAGGTTTCCCCCGCTGAGCGGGGTGGGCCCCGAGGAGGCCTCGGCAGGGAACCCGCGGGGCAGGAGGCCGGCCTGCAGGAAGGTGCTCCCTGATCGCTCGCGGGCCGCCCGGGACCGGGCCAACCAGAAGCTGGTGGAGTACATCGTGAAGGCGCGGGGTGCCGAGAGCCACCTGCGGGCCATCCTGAAGAACAGGAAGCCGTCCAGGTGGCTAAAGACGTTCCTGAGCTCGGGTCAGTACGTGACCTGCGTGGAGACCTACCTGGAGGACGAGGAGCAGCTGGACCTGGTGGTGAAGTACCTGCAGGGGGTGTACCAGGAGGCGGGCAGCAGGCTGCTGGCACGCGGGCACGCGGACGGCATCCGCTTCGTCCTGGACGTGCTTCTGCCCGAG GCCATCATCTGCGCGATTTCCGCTGTGGATGCTGTGGACTACAAGACGGCTGAGGAGAAGTACATACGAGGACCTTCACTCAGCTACCG ggaaaaagaaatatttgatacGCAGCTCCTGGAAGAAAGGAGCCGGCGAAGCTGA
- the PWWP3A gene encoding PWWP domain-containing DNA repair factor 3A isoform X3 — MRRPSRWRAHHQALLLFCPSALQNEVAATPLEELAYRRSLRVALDVLNERTRPRQGSSSREERTTQSLRVKPTEPASSLCHSSPSPLLHEDALGSPGHTRRERAPQRLSGLPARKEDPGCRVDHKKGLGRSGGLRARAVSLAGSGAQDGRGSRKHRANRTVNRTTTPSKRERNLARGPSWGQEAPPSSEGAREEESEMVAGLAALRSSPGGGAEGPRGGPSARGHPAQHLCPDSGQRPGPRMAPRSPTQLGPAEETRDARLLEGARPPSEESVELDAMNSLLAEDEEDEEPPRILLYREPRSFEVGMLVWLKYQKYPFWPAVVKSVRRRDKKASVLFIEGNMNPKGRGITVSLRRLKHFDCKEKQALLDEAKEDFDQAIGWCVSLITDYRVRLGCGSFTGSFLEYYAADISSPVRKSIQRDVQGTRFPPLSGVGPEEASAGNPRGRRPACRKVLPDRSRAARDRANQKLVEYIVKARGAESHLRAILKNRKPSRWLKTFLSSGQYVTCVETYLEDEEQLDLVVKYLQGVYQEAGSRLLARGHADGIRFVLDVLLPEAIICAISAVDAVDYKTAEEKYIRGPSLSYREKEIFDTQLLEERSRRS, encoded by the exons ATGAGACGCCCCAGCCGGTGGAGGGCCCATCACCAGGCTTTGCTCCTTTTCTGTCCTTCAGCCTTGCAGAACGAGGTTGCTGCCACGCCCCTGGAGGAGCTGGCCTACAGGCGGTCGCTCCGCGTGGCTCTGGATGTTTTGAATGAGAGGACCCGTCCGCGTCAAGGAAGCTCTTCCAGGGAAGAGAGGACCACTCAGTCTCTGAGAGTGAAGCCCACGGAACCGGCCTCCTCGCTCTGCCACTCCAGCCCTTCGCCTTTGCTCCACGAAGATGCGTTGGGCAGTCCTGGGCACACGAGGAGGGAACGTGCGCCCCAGAGGCTGTCCGGCCTGCCCGCTCGCAAGGAGGACCCCGGGTGCAGAGTGGACCACAAGAAGGGGCTCGGGAGAAGCGGAGGCCTGCGCGCCCGAGCTGTCTCCTTGGCCGGCAGTGGTGCTCAGGACGGACGGGGATCCAGAAAACACCGGGCAAACCGGACGGTGAACCGGACAACGACACCGAGTAAACGGGAGAGGAACCTAGCACGGGGGCCCAGCTGGGGTCAGGAAGCGCCTCCGTCCTCAGAGGGAGCTCGGGAGGAAGAGAGTGAGATGGTGGCCGGCCTGGCAGCCCTGCGCTCCTCTCCCGGAGGTGGGGCCGAGGGTCCTCGGGGCGGCCCCAGTGCCCGTGGCCACCCTGCCCAGCACCTGTGCCCGGACAGCGGCCAGAGGCCGGGGCCCCGCATGGCTCCGCGCAGCCCCACTCAGCTCGGCCCCGCAGAGGAGACCAGAGACGCCCGGCTCCTGGAGGGAG CCCGTCCACCTTCTGAAGAGTCAGTGGAGTTGGACGCCATGAACTCTCTCCTGGCAGAGGACGAGGAGGACGAGGAGCCCCCGAGAATCCTCCTATACCGTG AACCACGTTCGTTTGAAGTAGGAATGCTAGTCTGGCTTAAATACCAAAAATACCCCTTCTGGCCCGCAGTG GTCAAAAGCGTCAGGCGAAGAGATAAGAAAGCGAGTGTGCTTTTCATTGAAGGAAACATGAACCCCAAAGGGAGAGG CATCACGGTGTCTCTCCGGCGACTGAAGCACTTTGATTGTAAAGAAAAGCAGGCGCTTCTG GACGAGGCCAAGGAGGATTTCGACCAGGCCATCGGCTGGTGCGTCTCCCTCATCACCGACTACAGGGTCCGACTGG GCTGTGGTTCCTTCACAGGCTCTTTCCTGGAATACTACGCGGCTGATATAA GCTCCCCCGTCCGCAAGTCCATCCAGCGGGACGTCCAGGGGACCAGGTTTCCCCCGCTGAGCGGGGTGGGCCCCGAGGAGGCCTCGGCAGGGAACCCGCGGGGCAGGAGGCCGGCCTGCAGGAAGGTGCTCCCTGATCGCTCGCGGGCCGCCCGGGACCGGGCCAACCAGAAGCTGGTGGAGTACATCGTGAAGGCGCGGGGTGCCGAGAGCCACCTGCGGGCCATCCTGAAGAACAGGAAGCCGTCCAGGTGGCTAAAGACGTTCCTGAGCTCGGGTCAGTACGTGACCTGCGTGGAGACCTACCTGGAGGACGAGGAGCAGCTGGACCTGGTGGTGAAGTACCTGCAGGGGGTGTACCAGGAGGCGGGCAGCAGGCTGCTGGCACGCGGGCACGCGGACGGCATCCGCTTCGTCCTGGACGTGCTTCTGCCCGAG GCCATCATCTGCGCGATTTCCGCTGTGGATGCTGTGGACTACAAGACGGCTGAGGAGAAGTACATACGAGGACCTTCACTCAGCTACCG ggaaaaagaaatatttgatacGCAGCTCCTGGAAGAAAGGAGCCGGCGAAGCTGA